One window of Candidatus Tanganyikabacteria bacterium genomic DNA carries:
- a CDS encoding ABC transporter permease translates to MLRNLLFSILAVAVALLLGAGVLWVSGYDVPEALGALVTGAVGSVNANAETLLATTPLLMAALAVAIGLRGGLFNIGVEGQFLMGGLFAAWVGFACAALPAPLLVALILLSGVAGGALWAAIAGALKARFGAHEVITTIMLNYVAMKLVSWLVRGPLHGPGPIPQTTYIPEGAHLPLLIQDTRLHAGLILALAAAAGVWWFLWKTPWGFAVRTVGLNPDAAEYAGIGMRRTMVGTMALSGGLAGLAGGTQIAGVDFRLVQEGFSAGYGYDSIAVSLLGLNHPFGIVLAAWLFAALRSGAGQMQVEAGVSSQIISVLQALVILMVAAEAGIRYYIDQGRQKKRTAAGPALEQTVPPAEASPREEAKT, encoded by the coding sequence ATGCTGCGCAATCTCCTGTTCTCGATCCTGGCCGTCGCCGTCGCCCTGCTGCTGGGCGCCGGGGTGCTGTGGGTCTCAGGTTACGACGTGCCGGAGGCCCTGGGCGCGCTGGTCACCGGCGCGGTGGGGTCGGTCAACGCCAACGCCGAGACCCTGCTGGCGACCACGCCGCTCCTGATGGCGGCCCTGGCCGTCGCCATCGGCCTGCGCGGCGGGTTGTTCAACATCGGCGTCGAGGGCCAGTTCCTGATGGGCGGCCTCTTTGCGGCCTGGGTCGGCTTCGCGTGCGCCGCGCTGCCCGCTCCTCTACTGGTCGCGCTGATCCTCCTGTCCGGCGTGGCGGGCGGGGCACTCTGGGCGGCAATCGCGGGCGCGCTCAAGGCCCGCTTCGGCGCGCATGAAGTCATCACCACGATCATGCTCAACTACGTCGCCATGAAGCTGGTCTCCTGGCTGGTCCGGGGGCCGCTGCACGGGCCGGGCCCGATCCCCCAGACCACCTACATCCCGGAAGGCGCCCACCTGCCCCTCCTCATCCAGGATACGAGGCTGCACGCGGGGCTCATCCTGGCGCTCGCGGCAGCGGCCGGCGTCTGGTGGTTCCTCTGGAAGACGCCGTGGGGTTTCGCGGTGCGCACGGTCGGCCTCAACCCCGATGCGGCCGAGTACGCCGGCATCGGCATGCGCCGCACCATGGTCGGCACGATGGCCCTGTCGGGCGGCCTGGCCGGTCTGGCCGGCGGCACCCAGATCGCGGGCGTCGACTTCCGCCTGGTGCAGGAAGGCTTCAGCGCCGGCTACGGCTACGACTCGATCGCCGTGTCGTTGCTCGGCCTCAACCATCCGTTCGGCATCGTCCTGGCGGCCTGGCTGTTCGCGGCGCTGCGCTCGGGCGCGGGCCAGATGCAGGTCGAGGCGGGCGTATCCAGCCAGATCATCAGCGTGCTGCAGGCTCTCGTCATCCTGATGGTGGCCGCCGAGGCCGGCATCCGCTACTACATCGACCAGGGACGCCAGAAGAAGCGCACCGCCGCCGGCCCGGCCCTGGAGCAGACCGTGCCCCCCGCCGAGGCGAGCCCGCGCGAGGAGGCCAAGACTTAG
- a CDS encoding ABC transporter ATP-binding protein, with protein MAAAVELRGITKIYPGVVANDNVDLTLQWGQIHALLGENGAGKSTIMNVLYGMTRPDAGTIKVADKVVEIPTPSHAIRLGIGMVHQHFQLVGPLTVAQNVLLGCEPRKGPFFAEAKANRTVAELADRVGLPIDPAARVEQLPVGMQQRVEILKVLQRDARILIFDEPTAVLTPQEIDELGRVMQRLAGEGRALVFITHKMREVMAIATHITVMRGGRWVGETTPDKTDTQQLAAMVVGHALKPVPDEPAAKGGDVVLAVENVTADNDRGLPALEGVSLEVRAGEIVGLIGVEGNGQTELVEVITGLRPAKAGRVRLGPKDLTTLSPRARREAGVGHVAEDRLRRAVIKSFSIADNLVLDRYYRPPFCKAGTLDHAAISANGEEQVKRYRIKAPDARTSVGALSGGNQQKVVVARELDARNKALVISQPTRGVDAGAAEFIYDQMRDLKAKGAAIFLVTNELDELMALSDRLAVIYHGKIVAWRERGTITREELGKLMIGGRGTGELPSRDAPPGSAAGWPSPPGGTE; from the coding sequence GTCGAACTCCGGGGCATCACCAAGATCTACCCCGGGGTCGTCGCCAACGACAACGTGGACCTGACCCTCCAGTGGGGCCAGATCCACGCATTGCTGGGCGAAAACGGCGCGGGCAAGTCCACCATCATGAACGTCCTGTACGGCATGACCCGCCCGGACGCCGGCACGATCAAGGTGGCCGACAAGGTCGTCGAGATTCCCACGCCCAGCCACGCCATCCGGCTGGGCATCGGCATGGTCCACCAGCATTTCCAGCTCGTCGGGCCGCTCACGGTCGCCCAGAACGTGCTGCTCGGCTGCGAGCCCCGCAAGGGGCCGTTCTTCGCCGAGGCCAAGGCCAACCGCACGGTCGCCGAACTCGCCGATCGCGTCGGCCTGCCCATCGATCCGGCCGCCCGCGTCGAGCAATTGCCCGTCGGCATGCAGCAACGCGTCGAGATCCTCAAGGTGCTCCAGCGCGACGCCAGGATCCTCATCTTCGACGAACCGACCGCCGTGCTCACGCCCCAGGAAATCGACGAACTGGGCCGCGTGATGCAGCGCCTGGCCGGCGAGGGCCGGGCCCTGGTGTTCATCACCCACAAGATGCGCGAGGTCATGGCCATCGCGACGCACATCACGGTCATGCGGGGCGGGCGCTGGGTGGGCGAGACCACCCCGGACAAGACCGATACCCAGCAACTGGCGGCCATGGTCGTCGGCCACGCCCTCAAGCCGGTGCCCGACGAACCGGCCGCAAAGGGCGGGGACGTGGTCCTCGCGGTCGAGAACGTCACCGCGGACAACGACCGCGGCCTCCCGGCCCTGGAGGGCGTCTCGCTGGAAGTCCGCGCCGGCGAGATCGTCGGCCTCATCGGCGTCGAGGGCAACGGCCAGACCGAACTCGTGGAGGTCATCACCGGCCTGCGCCCGGCGAAGGCCGGGCGGGTCAGGCTCGGGCCGAAGGATCTCACGACCCTCTCCCCGCGTGCCAGGCGCGAGGCCGGCGTCGGGCATGTCGCCGAGGATCGGCTGCGCCGCGCCGTGATCAAGAGCTTCTCGATCGCCGACAACCTGGTGCTCGACCGGTACTACCGGCCGCCCTTCTGCAAGGCCGGCACGCTGGATCACGCCGCCATCTCGGCCAACGGCGAGGAGCAGGTCAAGCGCTACCGCATCAAGGCGCCGGACGCCCGCACCTCGGTCGGCGCCCTCTCGGGCGGCAACCAGCAGAAGGTCGTCGTGGCGCGGGAACTCGACGCCCGCAACAAGGCCCTGGTCATCTCGCAGCCCACGCGCGGCGTGGACGCCGGCGCCGCCGAGTTCATCTACGACCAGATGCGCGACCTCAAGGCCAAGGGCGCGGCCATCTTCCTGGTGACCAACGAACTGGACGAACTGATGGCTCTCTCGGACCGCCTGGCCGTCATCTACCACGGCAAGATCGTGGCCTGGCGCGAGCGCGGGACGATCACCCGCGAAGAACTCGGCAAGCTGATGATCGGCGGCCGCGGGACGGGCGAACTGCCGAGCAGGGACGCACCCCCCGGCTCGGCCGCCGGCTGGCCGTCTCCGCCAGGAGGTACCGAGTGA